The DNA sequence CGCCACGTACTGGTCCTGCACCGAGTCATAGACCCGGGCCACGTCGGAGAGTTTGACCGCAGCGCCGTTCTGGTAGCTCACCACCAGGTTGGTGTAGTCGCTGGCCTTGGTCAGTTGGCCGTTGGCATCCACCCACCAGTGCAGGCCCTCGCCTTGCAGTTCGCCCTTGGGCAGGTTGGTGGTCGCATTGGCCACGACCTGGCGCACCGTATCCAGCGAAATCCCGTAGTGGCTCAGCTGTTGCGGCTGCAATTCAATGCGCACCGCAGGCAAAGCGCTACCCATGAGCGAGACCTGCCCTACCCCCTGCACCTGGGCAATGGTCTGCTGCAATTTGCTGGAGGCCAGGTCGTAGAGCTTGCCCTTGTCCACCGTCTTGGAAGTCAAGGCCAGCAGCAGGATGGGCGCATCGGCCGGATTGGCCTTGCGGTAGGTGGGCAAGGTCTTCAAGCTGCTGGGCAGAAGGCTGCGCGCCGCATTGATGGCAGCCTGCACATCGCGGGCAGCACCATCGATATCGCGCTCCAGGTCGAACTGGACGATCACGTTGGTAGAGCCCTGCGAACTGCTGGAGGTCATTTCGGTGATACCGGCGATCTGCCCCATGGCCCGCTCCAGCGGCGCGGCAATGGTCGCGGCCATGGTTTCCGGGCTGGCGCCGGCCAGGCTGGCGGTGACCATGATGGTCGGAAAATCCACCTGCGGCAACGGTGCCACCGGCAGCATCCGGTACGCCAGCGCGCCCAGCAAGGTCAGCGCCAGGCTCAGCAGCAGCGTGGCAACCGGGCGCAGGATGAAAGGACGCGACAGGTTCATGCGGACTCACCCAGACTGGACGCACGGGCGGCCCAGCGGCGTTTGACGGCGACGCTTGCCCGGTCAAAGAACAGATAGATCACCGGCGTGGTGAAGAGCGTGAGCAACTGGCTCAACAAGAGCCCGCCCACGATCACCAGCCCCAGCGGACGCCGCAGCTCGGCACCGGAGCCGGTCGCCAACATCAGCGGCACTGCGCCCAGCAGCGCGGCCATGGTGGTCATCATGATGGGACGGAAGCGCATGACGCAGGCCTGCTGGATCGCATCGAAGGCGCTCTTGCCTTCCTTCTGCGCCTGCAGGGCGAAGTCGATCATCATGATGGCGTTCTTCTTGACGATGCCGATCAACAGGATCACCCCGATCAAGGCGATGAGACTGAAGTCCGAGCCGGTCAGCAACAGCGCCAGCAAGGCACCGATGGCCGCCGATGGCAGGGTCGACAGCACCGTCACCGGATGGATGAAACTCTCATAGAGCACGCCCAGCACGATGTACATCGTGATCACCGCCGCCAGGATCAGCCACAAGGTATTGGAGGTGGCCGACGCAAACGCCTGTGCGGCACCCTGGTAGCGCAGGCTGATGGTGTCTGGCAGGCCGATCTCCTGCACTGCCTCGCTCACCGCTGCCCGCGCCTGCTCCAGCGAATAGCCCTTGCCCAGATTGAAGGAAAGAGTCACGGCCGGCGTCTGGTTCAGACGCGAACGGCTCTGGTAGCCCACCCGCTCCTGGATACGCGCCACGTTGCGCAGTGGCACCATCGGCGTGAGCGTGGTACTGCTCGACGTCGATGTACTGCTGGAGGTGCTGCTGGCGCTGCTCGAACTACTGGAACTGCTGGAGCTGCTGCTGGAACTGGAGCTGGAGGTACTGCTGGAACTGCTCGACGTGCTGTTGGCATCGGCCAGGTACAGCTGATCGAAGGCCGACACATCCTGGCGGAATTGCGGTGCCACTTCCAGCACCACGCGATACTGGTTGGCCTGGGTGAAGATGGTCGAGACCAGCCGCTGCCCATAGGCGTTATACAAGGCCGTATCGACGTCGGTGGCAGTGAGGCCATAGCGGGCCAGCGCCATGCGGTTCATGTCGACATAGGCCACCGGACTGCTGTTCTGCAGATTGCTGGTGATGTCGCGCAATTCGGGATGCTTGGCCAGTGCCGCCACCAGGCGCGGGGCCCAGGCCTCCAGATCGGATTGGGTCGGCGTGGACAGGGTGAGCTGATATTGGCTCGGCGTGACCTGATCATCCACGCTCAGGTCCTGGCTGGCGGTCAGATAGAGCTTGATACCCGGCACTTGTGCCGCAGCCGCGCGCAGGCGCTCGATGATGACCGGCGCCCTGTCGCTACGCTCATCGAAGGACTTCAGTTCGATCTGCAGACGGCCATTGGAGAGCGAGGTATTGTTGGCGCCGTCCACCCCCACCACCGAGGAGATCGACTTGACCGCAGGGTCCTGCTGGATGACCGCAGCCAGCGCCTGCTGACGGCGCGACATTTCCGCAAACGAGACGTTTTGCGGCGCCGTGGTCACACCCAGGAGCTGCCCGGTATCCTGGGTCGGGAAGAAGCCCTTGGGCACGGCCATATACAGCAGTGCCGTCAACACCAGGCTGGCAGCAGCCACCAGCAGTGTCAGGCGCTGATGTCCCAGCACCCAGCCCAGGCTGCGTTCATAGGCCTGCAACAGACGGTCGAAACGGCCGGCGCTCCAGCGGGCAAAGCGTCCTTCCTGCTCGGGTGGAATGTGGCGCAGCAGATAGGCGCACAGCATCGGTGTGAGCGTGAGCGACACCAGCATCGACACCAGAATGGAAACGGCCAGCGTAATGGAGAATTCGCGGAACAGCCGCCCCACCACATCGCCCATGAACAGCAGCGGAATGAGCACCGCAATGAGCGAGAACGTCAGCGAGATGATGGTAAAGCCGATCTCGCGCGAGCCCTTGAAGGCGGCTTCCATGGGACTGTCGCCGTTTTCCAGGTGGCGCTGGATGTTCTCCACCACCACGATGGCATCATCGATGACGAAGCCGGTGGCAATGGTCAGCGCCATCAGGGTCAGGTTGTTCAGTGAAAAACCCGCCAGATACATCACGCCAAAAGTCCCCACCAGCGACAGCGGCACCGCCACGCTGGGAATGAGCGTGGCCGACACCGTGCGCAGGAACAGGAAGGACACCATCACCACCAGCGCAATGGAGAGCATCAGCTCGAACTGCACGTCGGAAATGGAGGCGCGGATGGTCTGGGTGCGGTCGCTCAGGATCTCCAGCTTCACCGCGCCGGGCAGACTCTGTTGTAGCGAGGGCAGCAAGGCCTTGATGCTATCGACCACCTGGACCACGTTGGCGCCCGGCTGGCGCTGGATATTGATGACGATGGCCGGCTTGTTGCCGGCCCAGGCAGCCTGGTAGATGTTTTCCGGGGCCTGGTCGATGCTGGCCACGTCGCGCAGGAACAGGGCCTGCCCGTTCTGGTAAGCCACCACCAGATTGCCGTATTCCTCGGCACTGCGCAGCTGGTCATTGGCATCGATGGTCACCGAATGGGCGGGACCATCGAAGCCGCCCTTGGAACCGTTGACGTTGCCGTTGTTGATGACGTTGTAGAGGTTTTCCAGCGTCAGGCCGTGCGCCGCCAGCGCGGTCGGATTGGCCCGCACGCGAATGGCCAGCTGCTGGCCACCGGCCAGGGTCACCAGGCCCACGCCGGAGACCTGCGACAACTTCAAGGCGATGCGGGTATTGACCAGATCCTGCACCTGGGTCAGCGGTAGCGACTCGGAGGTAGCCGCCAGCGTCAGCACGGCGGTATCGGCCGGGTTGACCTTTTTATAGGTGGGCGGGTTGGGCAAGCCCGAGGGCAGCAGCGCATTGGCCGCATTGATGGCGGCCTGCACTTCCTGCTCGGCCACGTCCAGCGACAGTGCGAGATTGAACTTGAGCGTAATGACCGAAGCGCCACCGGCACTGGTGGAATACATCTGGGCCAGCCCGGCCATCTGGCCGAGCTGCCGCTCCAGCGGCGCCGTCACGGCAGTAGTCATCACTTCCGGGCCGGCACCCGGATAGAGCGTAGTGACCTGGATGGTGGGATAGTCCACCTGCGGCAGCGCCGAAATCGACAGCGTACGGTAAGCAAACATCCCCGACAGCACCACCGCGATCATCAGCAGCAGCGTGGCAACCGGCCGCCGGATAAAGAGACTGGATGGATTCATCGCTTCAACGTCCCGGCGGACCCATGTGCATGCGGTGTTGAGGCGCGTTCTCCAGCTCGCTGGCATCGACCTGCCGGGCCTTGACCAGCTTGACCTTGCTGCCGTTGGTGAGCGAATCGATGCCTTGCGTGACCACCTGGTCGCCTGCCTTGACGCCGCTGCTGATGACGATGCGACCGTCATCGGTCACGGGGCCGGTGCTCACCACCTGGCGCCGCACGGTATTGTCGGCGTTGACCACGAACACGTACTTGCCCGAATCGCTCTGCTGCACCGAGGACGCGGGCACCAGAATAGCCTGCTTGAGAGTGTCCACCTGCAGACGCACGTTGACGAACTGGTTGGGATAGAGCGCGTCATCATTGTTATCGAACAGGGCCTTGAGCTGCACGCTGCCCGTGGTGGTATCGACTTCATTGCTGACGAACATCAGCTTGCCGCTGGCGATGCTCTGCGTGCCCTGCTGCTCCAATGCCTGCACCGGCAAGGTCTGACCCTGGCGCAACGGCCCCAGAACCGACTTCAGGCTGGCCTGGGGAATACTGAATTTCACCGCGATGGGATGGGTCTGGGTGATGGTGACGATGCCGGTGGTATCGCTAGCGTGGACCACGTTGCCCGGATCGACCAGACGCAGGCCGACATAGCCGCTCACCGGCGCGGTGATGCGGCCGTACTGGATATTGAGCTGGGCGGCCTGGATCTGGCCCTGGGCGGCCTGCACGGCCCCTTGGTATTGCAGTACGGTGGAGCGCTGGGTATCCAGATCCTGACGTGCCAGCGAATCCTTGGCAAACAGCCGCTCATAACGATCCAGGGTCTGCCTGGCGCTGACCAGTTGCGCCTGGCTCTGCGCCAGAGTGCCCTGGTACTGGACCACTTCAGCCTGGTAGGCACGGGTATCGAGCTGCGCCAGCAGTTGGCCCTTCTGCACGTATTGCCCCTCGGTAAAGTAGACCGCTTGCAGGTGCCCGTCGATACGGCTGGTCACGGTCACGCTGGCGTTGGCAGTGACCGTCCCCAGGGCGGTCAGGGTCACCGGCACATCCCCGGTCGTAGCTGCGCCGGCCTGCACCGGGGTCGGCATATCCATGTTGGGGAAAGGTCGGCGCCCCATCTTGTGGGACAGGAACCAGCCCACAGCGATGAGCAGCAACAGCACAACGAGGACAAGAAGCCAGCGCAGAGGGCGGCGGACCGGCGGAACAGAAGATTGGGCAGTCATGTGTAGGCGGCCTGGAATTGGATGGGTTCTGGTCAGTCGAATTCGCCCGTCATCACTGGCTGTCCGCTTGGGAGCGGCATGGCTGAACGGACGGACGATATGAAAGGAAGAATGTCTTCCCTGGCCTGCGGCCGTTTCACATTCCATCCGGGGGTGCCAGTGGCCGCTCGCCCCGGCCAGCGCCATCGCGGTGTTGCGACTAGGGTCAGCAAGAGCGCAGGTGAGATCCGTTGGTCACGCCCCAAAGCGCAATCCTGGAAGAATGTGAACGGTCGCTAGTGTGGAGCCTCAATATGGGGCGAGGCAAGTTTTTTACCATTGGTCGCACAGCGCTTACAGCAATTCAACATTTTCCTCATTATTCCCTCAAGATTTGCTGAGCTTAATGGCACTCCTGCTGAGAAGGCCGGCGCGTACGGCGAAGAAAATTCCCCCATGCTCGCTGGCTTCCCCTATCCTTGCACAGGGCACTCACGCCCATCATCACCGAAGCAAGGAGGCATCATGGCCAAGAAAGAGAAACTGGATCCGGAAACCGAAGCCCTGATCCAATGGTGTACCGAAGTCGAGCAATTCCTGGTCAAGGGCGGCGCCACGCTGGAGCAGGCACAGGAGCACATCGAAGAACAGGTCGAATGGTTCACCGACCTCTACTACGATGGACTTACCCCGGAAGAAGCTGCCAAGGAAGCATTGGCCTGATTTTCATCAGATACTTCCCCAACCGCATCCCGGCCCGCAAAGCCGGGATTTTCGTTGGTGCCACCGCGCATCAGGTCCGACCAAAGCGCGTGGGCAGGCCCTGCAGCGCCTCATACAAAGGCCGGCAGGATTGCGCCAGACGCTCCAGACTGGCTTCGCGCAACGTATCCAGATCCACCGCCTCCACGCCTGCCAGCCCCGCCCAGGCCAGCAGTGCGGCAACAGCCTGCGGCGTGTCGAACATGCCATGCAGGTAGCTGCCCAGAATCTGCCCATCGGCCGATTGCCCCCCCTCGCCACGCCCCTCGATGACGAAGGCCGGCCGCTGCAGCGCCGCGCCGGATGACACGCCCATATGAATCTCGTAGCCACGCACCGGCGCGGCCGTGTCGCCGAAGGCGCAATGGCCGCTGACCTGCAAGAGCCGTTTTTCGCGGGTGAGCGCGGTACGCATGGACAGCAGGCCCAGACCGGGACTGCTGCCGGGCACGCCTTCCACGCCATGCGGATCATCCACGCTCTCGCCCAGCATCTGGAAACCGCCGCAGATGCCGATCAGCTTGCCGCCATAGCGCAGATGGCGGTCGATGGCAGCGTCCCAACCGTGCTCCCGCAACCAGCTCAGGTCGCCACGCGTGTTCTTGCTACCGGGCAGGATGATGAGGTCGGCCGGCGGCACCGGCTGGCCCGGCCCGATGAAGCGCAGATCCACTCCGGGATGAGCGCGTAGCGCGTCGAAGTCGGTATGGTTACTGATGCGCGGAAAGACCGGCACCACGATGCGGAAATCACCCTTGACCTCCTGCGTAACCGCCACCGCATCCTCGGCATCCAGGTGCAGGCCATGCAGGTAAGGCAGCACCGCCAGTACCGGCTTGCCGGTGCGCTGCTCCAGCCAGTCCAGGCCCGGTTGCAGCAGGCTGATGTCGCCGCGAAAGCGATTGATGACGAAGCCGATCACACGTTCGCGCTCGCTCTCGGACAGACAGTCGAGGGTGCCGGTCAGGTGTGCGAAGACACCACCGCGGTCGATGTCGGCCACGATGATGACGGGACAATCGACCGCTTCGGCAAAGCCCATGTTGGCGATGTCGCGTGCGCGCAGGTTGATCTCGGCCGGACTGCCCGCCCCTTCCACGATCACGCAGGCATATTGCGCGCGCAGCCGTGCATAGGATTGCAGCACGGCTTGCATGGCTTCGGTCTTGTAGCGATGGTAGTCGCGAGCGTTCATATCGGCGCGCACCTTGCCATGCACGATGACCTGGGCGCCGGTATCGCTGGAGGGTTTCAATAACACCGGGTTCATATCGGTGTGCGGCGCGATGCCAGCGGCCTGGGCCTGCAAGGCCTGGGCGCGGCCGATCTCGCCGCCGTCACTGGTGACCGCACTGTTCAAGGCCATGTTCTGCGGCTTGAAGGGCGCCACGGCAATGCCATCGTTCTTCAACAGCCGGCACAGGGCCGCCGCCAGCGTGCTCTTGCCGGCGTCCGAGGTGGTGCCCTGGATCATCAGGGTATGGAAAGGAAAATCAGCCATGCGGGCTCCATGCCATCAATGCTTCCTGCAAGCGGCTCCAGCCGGCTTCATCCGGGGGCAGCCCGAGGCGGATGCCGCCCGCCCCTTGGCGGAACAGGCGCACCCAGATACCAGCGCGCGCCATGGCATCGTGAAAGGCCGCGGCACGTGGCTCCGGCCACCACTGGAACAGGGCCGTACCGCTGGCGGCAATGCCCTGCTGCGCCAGCAGTTCATGCAGGCGTTCACCCTCGCTCAACAAGCGTTGCCGGGTCTGTTGCTGCCAAGCGAAGTCGCGCAAGGCCGTGCTGCCGATCTGCTGGGCCGGGCCAGTGATGGTCCACGGTCCCAGCCAGTCGGCCAGCGCAGCCAGGAGCGCAGGCGCGGCGCCGACAAAACCCAGTCGCAAGCCGGCCAGGCCAAAGAACTTGCCGACCGAACGCAAGACGATCAGACCCGGCTGTTCGCTGTAGGGCGCCACGCTGTAGCCCTGCAGGGTGTCGCCGAAGGCTTCATCGACCACCAGCCAGCCACCGCGCTCGGCCAGCAGCGCGGCCCAGCGCAACAGGTGTTCGGGAGCCACCAGCGCGCCGGTGGGATTGTTGGGATTGCACAGCACCAGCACTTCGCAGCCGGGTGTGCTGACGGCGTCTTCCAGGTCGGCGTAGCTGACTTCGCGCACCTGGTGACCAGCACGCCGCCAGCAATGCGCGTGCTCGGCATAGATGGGCGCGGCCACCACCACCTGGGCCGGGCGGCCATCTTGGCGCAGGCGCACTTGGGGTAGCGCCTGGATGGCCGCCTGGGTACCGGCCACGGCCAGCATATGCGGCGCGAGGTAGTAGTCGCAGGCCGCATGTTGCAGGGCGTGCGAGGTTTCGGGCAGGCGATGCCAGGCCTCGGCCGAAGGTGCTGGCGCCGGGTAAGGCCGGGGGTTGACGCCGGTCGACAGGTCCAGCCACTGGCTGCGCGCACGGCCATAATGACGGGCTGCGTCGTCGAGGTTGCCGCCGTGTTCAAGCATGGCTGCCTCCCAGGCACAGCACGGCCACGGCACCGACCACCGCCAGCCACAGGGCCGCGTTCATGGCCACCAGGCGCCAGGCGCGCAGGATGTCCGACCCTTGCGGCGGCTGGCCCAGGCCCAAGGGCGGACGCTGCTCCAGTTCGCCGTCATAGATGGCCGGGCCGCCCAGGGCCAGCCCCAGGGCACCGGCACCGGCGGCCATCACCGGGCCGGCATTGGGGCTGCTCCAGGCCGGGGCCTGTTGCTGCCAGCAGCGCATGGCCAGTTGGCGCTGTCCCAGCCAGGCATAGGACAAGGCGGTCAGGCGCGCCGGTATCCAGTTCAGCACATCGTCGATGCGCGCCGCTGCCCAGCCGAACTGCAAGAAGCGCTCTGTGCGGTAACCCCACATCGCATCGAGCGTATTGGCCAGCCGGAACAGCAAGGCACCGGGGCCACCGGCCACCAGGAACCAGAACAGCGTGCCGAAGACCGCATCGTTACCGTTTTCCAGCAGCGATTCGACCCCGGCCTTGGCCAGTTCCTGTTCGTTGGATTGGCGCGTGTCACGGCTGACGATGTAAGAGGTCAGACGACGCGCCTGTTCCAGCTCGCCAGTAGCCAGGGCCTGGGCGATGGGCAGCGTATGTTCGCGCAGGCTGCGCAAGCCTATACAGAAATACAGCAGCGTCGCATGGAGCAGCGCCGATAACCACCACGGCAGCCATGACAGCAGCCAGATCGTGAGCAGTACTGCGGGCAGCACCGCCAGGCTCCACGCCAGCACCCCACGCAGACGCAGCCCCGGTCGCGCATTGAGCAGCGCTTCGATACGCTGGGCCAGGTGGCCGAAACCGACCAGCGGATGCCAGCGCCGCGCCTCGCCCAACAGGAGGTCCAGCGCCATGCCCAGCGCCATCAGCACGGCCAGCCAGGGCCAGGAGAGGCCGCTCAACATGGGCTGCCCTTGAGGGTGAGCGGCAGGCCCGCCGCCACCCATTGCACCCGCTCGCAGAGGGCGGCCACGGCCTGGTTCAGGCGCCCTGCCTCATCGACGAACCAGCGCGAGATGGCGCCCTGCGGCACGATGCCCATGCCCACTTCGTTGGACACCAGAATCACCGTACCCGCGGCCTCCTGCAAGGCGCGCAAGAAGGACACACGCTGCAGGGTGAAGGCGGGCGGTGCCTCGATAGGACCGACCTCGGGAAATTCGAGGCCATCGGCAAAAAGCAGATTGGCCAGCCACACGGTGAGGCAATCGACCAGCACGACATTATCGGGGCGGCTATGGGCGCGCAGCGCATCGCCCAGAGCCAGCGCTTCTTCGACCTTACGCCACTGACCACCGAGGGCGATGCGACGTTGCTGGTGATGGGCGATACGCGCCTGCATCTCGGTGTCGCTGCGGCTGGCGTGGGCACTGGCGGTGGCGATATAGACGATCTCGCTGGCGCCGGCCTGCAAGGCGGCCAGTGCCAGTTGCTCGGCATGGGCGCTCTTGCCGCTGCGAGCGCCGCCGAAAACCAGGCTGCGGCATGATGCGAGAGTGGAGGCGGTCATGCCGGCGTTTCTCCTTGCGCCGGCCAACGGTCCTGGAAGACCAGGTCTTGCAGGCGCTGGCGCTGCGCCCATTGCTGCTGCTCCAGCATGGGTTTGTCATAGAAGGCAGGCACGTGGCCCAGGCACAGCACCGCTACCGGTTCTGCCCCGCTTGGCAGATGCAGC is a window from the Herbaspirillum rubrisubalbicans genome containing:
- a CDS encoding efflux RND transporter permease subunit — encoded protein: MNPSSLFIRRPVATLLLMIAVVLSGMFAYRTLSISALPQVDYPTIQVTTLYPGAGPEVMTTAVTAPLERQLGQMAGLAQMYSTSAGGASVITLKFNLALSLDVAEQEVQAAINAANALLPSGLPNPPTYKKVNPADTAVLTLAATSESLPLTQVQDLVNTRIALKLSQVSGVGLVTLAGGQQLAIRVRANPTALAAHGLTLENLYNVINNGNVNGSKGGFDGPAHSVTIDANDQLRSAEEYGNLVVAYQNGQALFLRDVASIDQAPENIYQAAWAGNKPAIVINIQRQPGANVVQVVDSIKALLPSLQQSLPGAVKLEILSDRTQTIRASISDVQFELMLSIALVVMVSFLFLRTVSATLIPSVAVPLSLVGTFGVMYLAGFSLNNLTLMALTIATGFVIDDAIVVVENIQRHLENGDSPMEAAFKGSREIGFTIISLTFSLIAVLIPLLFMGDVVGRLFREFSITLAVSILVSMLVSLTLTPMLCAYLLRHIPPEQEGRFARWSAGRFDRLLQAYERSLGWVLGHQRLTLLVAAASLVLTALLYMAVPKGFFPTQDTGQLLGVTTAPQNVSFAEMSRRQQALAAVIQQDPAVKSISSVVGVDGANNTSLSNGRLQIELKSFDERSDRAPVIIERLRAAAAQVPGIKLYLTASQDLSVDDQVTPSQYQLTLSTPTQSDLEAWAPRLVAALAKHPELRDITSNLQNSSPVAYVDMNRMALARYGLTATDVDTALYNAYGQRLVSTIFTQANQYRVVLEVAPQFRQDVSAFDQLYLADANSTSSSSSSTSSSSSSSSSSSSSSSSSASSTSSSTSTSSSTTLTPMVPLRNVARIQERVGYQSRSRLNQTPAVTLSFNLGKGYSLEQARAAVSEAVQEIGLPDTISLRYQGAAQAFASATSNTLWLILAAVITMYIVLGVLYESFIHPVTVLSTLPSAAIGALLALLLTGSDFSLIALIGVILLIGIVKKNAIMMIDFALQAQKEGKSAFDAIQQACVMRFRPIMMTTMAALLGAVPLMLATGSGAELRRPLGLVIVGGLLLSQLLTLFTTPVIYLFFDRASVAVKRRWAARASSLGESA
- a CDS encoding efflux RND transporter periplasmic adaptor subunit → MLLIAVGWFLSHKMGRRPFPNMDMPTPVQAGAATTGDVPVTLTALGTVTANASVTVTSRIDGHLQAVYFTEGQYVQKGQLLAQLDTRAYQAEVVQYQGTLAQSQAQLVSARQTLDRYERLFAKDSLARQDLDTQRSTVLQYQGAVQAAQGQIQAAQLNIQYGRITAPVSGYVGLRLVDPGNVVHASDTTGIVTITQTHPIAVKFSIPQASLKSVLGPLRQGQTLPVQALEQQGTQSIASGKLMFVSNEVDTTTGSVQLKALFDNNDDALYPNQFVNVRLQVDTLKQAILVPASSVQQSDSGKYVFVVNADNTVRRQVVSTGPVTDDGRIVISSGVKAGDQVVTQGIDSLTNGSKVKLVKARQVDASELENAPQHRMHMGPPGR
- a CDS encoding cobyric acid synthase; its protein translation is MADFPFHTLMIQGTTSDAGKSTLAAALCRLLKNDGIAVAPFKPQNMALNSAVTSDGGEIGRAQALQAQAAGIAPHTDMNPVLLKPSSDTGAQVIVHGKVRADMNARDYHRYKTEAMQAVLQSYARLRAQYACVIVEGAGSPAEINLRARDIANMGFAEAVDCPVIIVADIDRGGVFAHLTGTLDCLSESERERVIGFVINRFRGDISLLQPGLDWLEQRTGKPVLAVLPYLHGLHLDAEDAVAVTQEVKGDFRIVVPVFPRISNHTDFDALRAHPGVDLRFIGPGQPVPPADLIILPGSKNTRGDLSWLREHGWDAAIDRHLRYGGKLIGICGGFQMLGESVDDPHGVEGVPGSSPGLGLLSMRTALTREKRLLQVSGHCAFGDTAAPVRGYEIHMGVSSGAALQRPAFVIEGRGEGGQSADGQILGSYLHGMFDTPQAVAALLAWAGLAGVEAVDLDTLREASLERLAQSCRPLYEALQGLPTRFGRT
- the cobD gene encoding threonine-phosphate decarboxylase CobD, which gives rise to MLEHGGNLDDAARHYGRARSQWLDLSTGVNPRPYPAPAPSAEAWHRLPETSHALQHAACDYYLAPHMLAVAGTQAAIQALPQVRLRQDGRPAQVVVAAPIYAEHAHCWRRAGHQVREVSYADLEDAVSTPGCEVLVLCNPNNPTGALVAPEHLLRWAALLAERGGWLVVDEAFGDTLQGYSVAPYSEQPGLIVLRSVGKFFGLAGLRLGFVGAAPALLAALADWLGPWTITGPAQQIGSTALRDFAWQQQTRQRLLSEGERLHELLAQQGIAASGTALFQWWPEPRAAAFHDAMARAGIWVRLFRQGAGGIRLGLPPDEAGWSRLQEALMAWSPHG
- the cbiB gene encoding adenosylcobinamide-phosphate synthase CbiB, whose product is MLSGLSWPWLAVLMALGMALDLLLGEARRWHPLVGFGHLAQRIEALLNARPGLRLRGVLAWSLAVLPAVLLTIWLLSWLPWWLSALLHATLLYFCIGLRSLREHTLPIAQALATGELEQARRLTSYIVSRDTRQSNEQELAKAGVESLLENGNDAVFGTLFWFLVAGGPGALLFRLANTLDAMWGYRTERFLQFGWAAARIDDVLNWIPARLTALSYAWLGQRQLAMRCWQQQAPAWSSPNAGPVMAAGAGALGLALGGPAIYDGELEQRPPLGLGQPPQGSDILRAWRLVAMNAALWLAVVGAVAVLCLGGSHA
- the cobU gene encoding bifunctional adenosylcobinamide kinase/adenosylcobinamide-phosphate guanylyltransferase → MTASTLASCRSLVFGGARSGKSAHAEQLALAALQAGASEIVYIATASAHASRSDTEMQARIAHHQQRRIALGGQWRKVEEALALGDALRAHSRPDNVVLVDCLTVWLANLLFADGLEFPEVGPIEAPPAFTLQRVSFLRALQEAAGTVILVSNEVGMGIVPQGAISRWFVDEAGRLNQAVAALCERVQWVAAGLPLTLKGSPC